A window of the Cryptococcus neoformans var. neoformans B-3501A chromosome 9, whole genome shotgun sequence genome harbors these coding sequences:
- a CDS encoding hypothetical protein (HMMPfam hit to SUI1, Translation initiation factor SUI1, score: 38.9, E(): 1.4e-08) encodes MFKKPLAHQSNATPIRSSARRQLLSAILEQYPSLLPQDGMDDNSKKELNKLILPEGVRTATFETSTGLEGTFWLSPNGDPLWMTLGRNSKEYIPTLSLLALPLPRPPLPIIQIYHPLPPPILTGAPLFIPAVRNIDKPHRLPAVKKNQLVAFVTSPTKDDNVHYIGVGRVAAEGGMKGAWERRLDHLMDGGDREEGKFSDILCIIDDHLWDLGSKPTLSTFILPPPHNPLIAPPEGSEPIPKSSSPPAVQHLSISAEDDAKASMPVSTSLSPSEISSLLSLSLLQALSGLQPSTFPMSASLLYSSHILPSRPAHIPQAKRDEVVIGKSEWKRLAKWMKEAGKEGIVKIKESKGEVTVVRLVNCLFDSRHPSLQAHVDYMTIAQEETKAAKKAAREAASDQPTSGCKQSLNIEELWKPAGGAISFWEACGIPKSDYHSPSALKQAVDGYITSHNLLHPTNHRFILLDDELGRAVGIKKPEAGEKMARDEIINKLKNGVSWVVSIGGTIKKGALQPITMTVKSRGGRRTVTHVTGLELFNVDIESFAEDMRKRCAGSASIQPREGVSPKLGLQEVLVQGSQQKLITEALVERGVPKRWIMDEGDKKGKK; translated from the exons ATGTTCAAAAAGCCTCTTGCTCACCAGTCGAACGCAACGCCAATACGTTCGTCGGCTCGTCGTCAGCTACTCTCTGCCATATTGGAACAatatccttctctcttACCCCAAGATGGGATGGACGACAATAGCAAGAAGGAATTGAACAAACTTATTCTTCCAGAAGGTGTGAGGACCGCTACATTCGAAACTAGTACTGGTTTGGAAGGT ACATTCTGGCTGTCTCCTAATGGTGATCCGTTATGGATGACTCTCGGTCGAAACTCCAAGGAGTATATCCCAACAT TGTCTCTCCTCGCATTGCCACTTCCCCGACCTCCTTTGCCAATTATCCAAATATATCATCCTCTGCCGCCGCCTATCCTCACTGGTGCCCCGTTGTTCATTCCTGCAGTTCGTAACATCGATAAACCCCACCGACTTCCTGCAGTAAAAAAGAATCAGCTTGTTGCCTTTGTCACATCACCCACAAAAGATGATAATGTCCATTATATTGGTGTTGGGCGGGTCGCTGCTGAAGGCGGAATGAAAGGCGCTTGGGAGCGAAGATTAGACCAtttgatggatggaggtgatcgggaggaagggaaatTTTCAGATATACTCTGTATTATCGACGATCA CTTATGGGATCTTGGTTCAAAGCCCACACTGTCGACTTTCATCCTTCCACCACCCCACAACCCCCTAATAGCTCCCCCAGAAGGATCCGAACCGATTCCTaaatcttcatcaccacctGCAGTACAGCATCTGTCCATATCAGCGGAAGACGACGCGAAAGCATCAATGCCGGTCTCAACTTCGTTATCCCCCTCGGAaatatcctctcttctctctctctcccttctccaagcCCTCTCCGGTTTACAACCTTCTACATTCCCCATGTCTGCTTCTCTCCTGTACTCATCTCatattcttccttccagaCCGGCACACATACCTCAAGCAAAAAGAGACGAGGTAGTCATTGGCAAGTCTGAATGGAAAAGGTTGGCCAaatggatgaaagaagCGGGCAAGGAAGGTATAGTGAAAATCAAGGAAAGTAAGGGGGAAGTCACTGTTGTGAGGTTGGTCAATTGTCT CTTCGACTCGCGACATCCATCTTTACAAGCCCATGTGGACTATATGACTATAGCACAGGAAGAAACTAAAGCCGCTAAAAAAGCTGCTCGGGAAGCAGCGTCGGACCAACCAACTAGCGGATGTAAGCAATCGCTTAACATCGAAGAGTTATGGAAACCTGCAGGCGGTGCTATTAGCTTCTGGGAAGCCTGTGGCATCCCCAAATCTGATTATCACTCCCCTTCTGCGCTTAAACAGGCTGTCGATGGATATATCACGTCTCATAACCTCCTGCACCCGACTAATCATAGATTCATCTtgcttgatgatgagctgGGGAGGGCTGTGGGTATCAAAAAGCCGGAGGCGGGCGAGAAAATGGCGAGGGATGAAATTATCAATAAGCTGAAGAACGGGGTCAGCTGGGTAGTGTCTATTGGCGGTACCATCAA GAAGGGTGCTTTGCAGCCAATAACCATGACAGTGAAATCTCGTGGGGGTCGTAGAACAGTCACACATGTCACAGGCCTGGAACTTTTTAACGTCGACATCGAGTCTTTCGCCGAAGACATGCGTAAGCGGTGCGCCGGAAGCGCCTCAATCCAGCCGAGAGAAGGGGTATCCCCGAAATTGGGCCTACAAGAGGTACTGGTGCAAGGTAGCCAACAGAAGTTGATCACGGAAGCCTTGGTCGAAAGAGGTGTGCcgaagagatggataatggatgagggagataagaaagggaagaagtaA